The following proteins come from a genomic window of Corallococcus sp. NCRR:
- a CDS encoding cytochrome c oxidase subunit I codes for MTPSSSIAAPGAVPGHEAHDDHGHHPSYLTDGTTVKSWLLTVDHKRIGIMYMAWILLFFLVGGIFALLIRIELLTPGPTIMDAMTYNRVFTLHGVVMIFLFMIPAIPGIFGNFMLPLMLGAKDVAFPRLNLLSLYVYLAGAGFALWGMLNGGLDTGWTFYTPYSAHTTTTVAPVLFGAFIIGFSSILTGMNFIVTTHTMRAPGITWFKMPLMVWALYATSCIQVLATPVIGLLLLLVTAENLFSLGMFDVARGGDPVLFQHLFWFYSHPAVYIMVLPAFGVMSEVVSTFSRKNIFGYRAVAYSSVGIAFVGFFAWGHHMFVSGQSTFNAGVFGVLSMLVGVFTAIKVFNWVGTVYKGAVEFSTPFAYFCGFLFFTVFGGMTGIAVATVSLDVAWHDTYFVVAHFHFIMVGATIMAFLAALHYWFPKMFGKMYHEGWGLVSAALIILGFNATFIPQFLVGNAGMPRRYYEYPERFQALNVASTAGASLLAFGFIIIAIYLTYALIYGERVDNPWNSKGYEWLTHSPPPTHNFIGPQPTYPEEPHFYVDPKKAEGEVSDV; via the coding sequence ATGACCCCATCCAGTAGCATCGCCGCGCCGGGGGCCGTCCCCGGCCATGAGGCGCACGACGACCACGGCCACCACCCGAGCTACCTGACGGACGGCACCACGGTGAAGTCGTGGCTGCTGACGGTGGACCACAAGCGCATCGGCATCATGTACATGGCGTGGATCCTGCTCTTCTTCCTGGTGGGCGGCATCTTCGCGCTGCTCATCCGGATCGAGCTGCTCACGCCGGGCCCGACCATCATGGACGCGATGACGTACAACCGCGTCTTCACGCTGCATGGCGTGGTCATGATCTTCCTGTTCATGATCCCCGCCATCCCGGGCATCTTCGGCAACTTCATGCTGCCCTTGATGCTGGGCGCCAAGGACGTGGCCTTCCCCCGGCTGAACCTGCTGTCGCTCTACGTGTACCTGGCGGGCGCGGGCTTCGCGCTCTGGGGCATGCTCAACGGCGGCCTGGACACCGGCTGGACCTTCTACACGCCGTACAGCGCGCACACGACGACCACGGTGGCGCCGGTCCTCTTCGGCGCGTTCATCATCGGGTTCAGCTCCATCCTCACGGGCATGAACTTCATCGTCACCACGCACACCATGCGCGCGCCGGGCATCACCTGGTTCAAGATGCCGCTGATGGTGTGGGCGCTCTACGCCACCAGCTGCATCCAGGTGCTGGCGACGCCGGTGATTGGCCTGCTGCTCCTGCTGGTGACGGCGGAGAACCTGTTCAGCCTGGGCATGTTCGACGTGGCCCGCGGCGGTGACCCGGTGCTCTTCCAGCACCTGTTCTGGTTCTACAGCCACCCGGCCGTGTACATCATGGTGCTGCCGGCGTTTGGCGTGATGAGCGAGGTCGTCTCCACGTTCAGCCGCAAGAACATCTTCGGCTACCGCGCGGTGGCGTACTCCAGCGTGGGCATCGCGTTCGTGGGCTTCTTCGCCTGGGGCCACCACATGTTCGTGTCCGGCCAGTCGACCTTCAACGCCGGCGTGTTCGGCGTGCTGTCGATGCTGGTGGGCGTGTTCACGGCCATCAAGGTCTTCAACTGGGTGGGCACGGTCTACAAGGGCGCGGTGGAGTTCAGCACCCCGTTCGCCTACTTCTGCGGCTTCCTGTTCTTCACCGTGTTCGGCGGCATGACGGGCATCGCGGTGGCGACGGTGTCGCTGGACGTGGCGTGGCACGACACCTACTTCGTCGTGGCGCACTTCCACTTCATCATGGTGGGCGCGACGATCATGGCCTTCCTGGCCGCGCTCCACTACTGGTTCCCGAAGATGTTCGGGAAGATGTACCACGAGGGGTGGGGCCTGGTTTCCGCGGCCCTCATCATCCTGGGCTTCAACGCGACGTTCATCCCCCAGTTCCTCGTGGGCAACGCGGGCATGCCGCGCCGCTACTACGAGTACCCGGAGCGCTTCCAGGCGCTGAACGTGGCGTCCACCGCCGGTGCGTCGCTGCTCGCGTTCGGCTTCATCATCATCGCCATCTACCTGACCTACGCGCTCATCTACGGCGAGCGCGTGGACAACCCGTGGAACAGCAAGGGCTACGAGTGGCTGACCCACTCCCCGCCGCCCACGCACAACTTCATCGGGCCCCAGCCGACCTACCCTGAAGAGCCACACTTCTACGTGGATCCGAAGAAGGCCGAGGGCGAGGTGTCGGATGTCTAG
- a CDS encoding cytochrome c oxidase subunit 3 family protein produces the protein MSSAHVTPGSVPGPKLAAHFASLEVQKHAARLGMWLFLATEILLFAGLFACYAAYRFLFPEAWAAASRSLDLTMGTINTVVLITSSFTAAMAVHYAKEGKNAMVGHMNVLTLLMAVGFLVIKFFEYKHKFHIGTLPGRYYFYEGIQLPGAPLYFTVYFASTALHALHVVIGMTVLAFATVRAYRVGDFNANNYTQVELGSMYWHLVDLVWIFLFPMLYLV, from the coding sequence ATGTCTAGCGCTCACGTGACGCCGGGCTCGGTGCCCGGTCCCAAGCTGGCTGCCCACTTCGCGTCGCTGGAGGTCCAGAAGCACGCGGCGCGGTTGGGCATGTGGCTGTTCCTCGCCACGGAAATCCTGCTCTTCGCGGGTCTGTTCGCGTGCTACGCGGCCTACCGCTTCCTGTTCCCGGAAGCGTGGGCGGCGGCCAGCCGCAGCCTGGACCTGACGATGGGCACCATCAACACGGTGGTGCTCATCACCTCCTCGTTCACCGCCGCCATGGCGGTGCACTACGCCAAGGAGGGGAAGAACGCGATGGTGGGGCACATGAACGTGCTCACCCTCCTGATGGCGGTGGGCTTCCTCGTCATCAAGTTCTTCGAGTACAAGCACAAGTTCCACATCGGGACGCTGCCGGGCCGCTACTACTTCTACGAAGGCATCCAGCTGCCGGGCGCGCCGCTGTACTTCACCGTGTACTTCGCCTCCACGGCGCTGCACGCGCTGCACGTCGTCATCGGCATGACGGTGCTGGCGTTCGCCACGGTGCGCGCGTACCGCGTCGGGGACTTCAACGCGAACAACTACACGCAGGTCGAGCTGGGCTCCATGTACTGGCACCTCGTCGACCTGGTGTGGATCTTCCTCTTCCCGATGCTGTACCTGGTCTGA
- a CDS encoding cytochrome C oxidase subunit IV family protein, protein MAIANESRQEEHNMQEHHGAGRYVVIWIALLVLTLVTVFTGRMHLPDFGLVLALIIASVKGTLVALYFMHLSEHQGANRLVFGVSILFVVLLIGFSLMDLGTRFRLANPPGSQYSDLQAVDIGANPVEGRTGGHQQLQKQNHETHE, encoded by the coding sequence ATGGCCATCGCCAACGAATCGCGTCAGGAAGAGCACAACATGCAGGAGCACCACGGCGCCGGGCGCTACGTGGTCATCTGGATTGCCCTGCTCGTGCTGACGCTCGTCACCGTTTTCACCGGCCGCATGCACCTGCCTGACTTCGGTCTGGTGCTCGCGCTCATCATCGCCAGCGTGAAGGGCACGCTGGTGGCGCTGTACTTCATGCACCTGTCGGAGCACCAGGGCGCCAACCGCCTGGTGTTCGGCGTGTCCATCCTGTTCGTGGTGCTGCTCATCGGCTTCTCGCTGATGGACCTCGGCACCCGCTTCCGTCTGGCCAACCCGCCGGGGTCGCAGTACAGCGACCTGCAGGCGGTGGACATCGGCGCGAACCCGGTGGAAGGCCGCACGGGTGGCCACCAGCAGCTGCAGAAGCAGAACCACGAGACGCACGAGTAG
- a CDS encoding DUF481 domain-containing protein → MLPVALLLASSLQSQTPPAPRPAAPPPPSAVRAPAPPAPPALPEDAPAAERAAAAAERAALAAERAAEASARLAEAIEKLAEVTARGPIAPPPAPVPEAAAATAPAKPSTWDVSVGLSLISLTGNASTLTVSGLASALRKTEKWIYSVKAYGAYGRSRPPEVEGEVESLSQVVALNAGVELRGDRRFTQEISGYLLAGADTDHIKSIEARPYGEAGAGILWFDTKKDTKTGTNEAILRTDFAFRYARELRFQYYPTRVDLADVDLGGPRFGAMFRYGLSKDITFQEDAEILVSVISDSRVLFSSQTQVMASLTDALALGVGFLVKSDSAPPPGKVSTDTALSFNLTVAL, encoded by the coding sequence ATGCTCCCCGTTGCGCTGCTGCTCGCCTCGTCACTGCAATCCCAGACGCCGCCGGCCCCGCGTCCCGCCGCCCCGCCGCCCCCGTCCGCCGTCCGCGCTCCGGCGCCGCCCGCCCCGCCCGCCCTCCCCGAGGACGCCCCCGCCGCCGAGCGCGCGGCCGCCGCCGCCGAGCGCGCCGCCCTCGCCGCGGAGCGCGCCGCCGAGGCCAGCGCCCGGCTCGCCGAGGCCATCGAGAAGCTGGCCGAGGTGACCGCGCGCGGGCCCATCGCCCCGCCTCCCGCGCCCGTCCCCGAGGCCGCCGCCGCGACCGCCCCCGCGAAGCCCAGCACCTGGGACGTCAGCGTGGGCCTGAGCCTCATCTCCCTCACCGGCAACGCGTCCACGCTGACCGTCAGCGGCCTGGCCAGCGCGCTGCGCAAGACGGAAAAGTGGATCTACTCCGTGAAGGCCTACGGCGCGTACGGCCGCAGCCGCCCGCCCGAGGTGGAAGGGGAGGTGGAGTCCCTGTCCCAGGTGGTGGCCCTCAACGCCGGCGTCGAGCTGCGTGGGGACCGCCGCTTCACGCAGGAGATCAGCGGCTACCTGCTGGCCGGCGCGGACACGGACCACATCAAGAGCATCGAGGCGCGGCCCTACGGTGAAGCCGGTGCCGGCATCCTCTGGTTCGACACCAAGAAGGACACGAAGACCGGCACGAACGAGGCCATCCTGCGCACCGACTTCGCCTTCCGCTACGCGCGCGAACTGCGCTTCCAGTACTACCCGACGCGCGTGGACCTGGCCGACGTGGACCTGGGCGGCCCGCGCTTCGGCGCCATGTTCCGCTACGGCCTCTCCAAGGACATCACCTTCCAGGAGGACGCGGAGATCCTGGTCAGCGTCATCTCCGACTCGCGCGTCCTCTTCAGCAGCCAGACGCAAGTGATGGCGAGCCTCACGGACGCGCTGGCCCTGGGCGTGGGCTTCCTCGTGAAGTCCGACAGCGCTCCGCCCCCGGGCAAGGTGTCCACCGACACGGCGCTCTCCTTCAACCTGACCGTCGCCCTGTAG
- a CDS encoding GNAT family N-acetyltransferase: protein MSLVLATDAQKAQRDAVTHAAWGSPLSVPQYQEREARLRAHPWSREGMNTWLWLADDGQVLASCETFHTDSFLRGADGQLTQGDSYAIASVYTEEHLRGRGHATRMMDAVAAELERVAPRPHSVVLFSDVGAPLYRRSGYVEVPAWDWHLDAADAPGGRPVDGGLQETDVAGALARMRRPDVPFFLWPGAAQVDWHLERERIYADLLARPRPRTCGAVVGESTALWTMNARYGQLVVLMLDARDASAAEALLTEARRVAHHAGLERVVWWEEPTTAPLLGGVPGAVRVERDGSLPMLRPLRPGLPPAPEVPFPRALWV from the coding sequence ATGTCCCTCGTCCTCGCCACCGACGCGCAGAAGGCGCAGCGCGATGCCGTCACCCATGCCGCGTGGGGTTCGCCCCTGAGCGTGCCGCAGTACCAGGAGCGCGAAGCGCGGCTGCGCGCGCACCCGTGGAGCCGCGAAGGCATGAACACGTGGCTGTGGCTGGCGGATGACGGCCAGGTGCTGGCGTCGTGCGAGACCTTCCACACGGACAGCTTCCTGCGGGGCGCGGACGGACAGCTGACGCAGGGGGACAGCTACGCCATCGCCAGCGTGTACACGGAGGAGCACCTGCGCGGCCGGGGACACGCCACGCGGATGATGGACGCCGTCGCCGCGGAGCTGGAGCGGGTGGCGCCGCGGCCGCACTCGGTGGTCCTGTTCTCCGACGTCGGGGCGCCGCTGTATCGCCGGTCGGGCTACGTGGAGGTGCCCGCGTGGGACTGGCACCTGGACGCGGCGGATGCGCCGGGGGGACGGCCCGTGGATGGGGGGCTCCAGGAGACGGACGTGGCGGGGGCGCTCGCGCGGATGCGCCGGCCGGACGTGCCCTTCTTCCTGTGGCCTGGCGCCGCGCAGGTGGACTGGCACCTGGAGCGGGAGCGCATCTACGCGGACCTGCTCGCGCGGCCCCGGCCGCGGACGTGCGGCGCGGTGGTGGGTGAGTCCACCGCGCTGTGGACGATGAACGCGCGCTACGGCCAGTTGGTGGTGCTGATGCTGGACGCGCGGGACGCCTCCGCGGCGGAAGCACTGCTCACGGAGGCGCGCCGCGTGGCACACCATGCGGGACTCGAGCGCGTGGTGTGGTGGGAGGAGCCCACGACGGCGCCACTGCTCGGCGGAGTCCCCGGCGCGGTCCGCGTGGAGCGGGACGGGTCGCTGCCCATGCTGCGGCCTCTGCGCCCGGGGCTGCCTCCAGCGCCGGAGGTCCCCTTCCCTCGCGCCCTGTGGGTGTGA